The segment CGAGATCTTCCACCTGCTGGGGAACGTGGACGCCGTGACCGGCGCCTACTACCTGCTGATCCACTTCTGGGCCGAGGCGTTCGGGCACTCCGCCGCCGCGCTGCGGGCCCCCTCCGCGCTGGCCATGGCCGGGGCCGCCGCCTTCGTCGCGCTGACCGGCCGCAAGCTCTTCACGCCCACCGCCGGCCTGGTCGCGGGCCTGCTGTTCGCATTGACCCCGTCGGTGTCCCGGTACGGGCAGGAGGTCCGCGGCTACGCCTTCGTGGTGCTCTTCGCCGCCGCCGCGACCTTCCTGCTGCTGCGCGCCCTGGAACGGCCCACCGCCGGACGCTGGGTGCTGTACGCGCTCGCGCTGGCCGGCGCCGGACTGTTCCACGTCGTCGCGCTGGTCCTGATCGTCCCGCACACCCTGGTCGCCGCCGGGCGGTGGCGGACCGGCCGCGCGCGCGGCGTGCCGGTCGGCCACCCGCTCGCCGTCCTCGGCGCGGTGCTGCCGCTGCTCCCGCTGATCGCGCTCGGCCAGGACCAGGTCGGCCGGCAGCTCGGCTGGCTGGCCAAGCCCACCGTCCCGGCCGTCGCCCGGATGTGGCCCAACCTGTACGGCTCGGCCTGGGTCGCCCTGCTGGTGCTCGCCTGCGCGGCGCTGCCGCTGGCCTGGCCGCACGGGCGCCGCCCGGCGGTGGAGGTCGGCCTGGTCGCCGTGCTGCCGATCCCGCTGCTGTGGGCCGCCTCGCAGGGGCACACCTCCTACTTCCTCGACCGCTACCTGCTCTTCACGCTGCCCGCCTGGACCGTGCTGGCCGGGGCCGGCCTCGCCGCGCTGCGCCCCCGCGCGCTCACCGCGATCGGCCTGGCCGCCGTCCTGGTGCTCGGCGCGCACGACCAGCGGGTGGTGCGCCAGCGCTACGCGCACACCACGTGGGACGGCGCGGCCGCGGCGAAGGTGATCGCCGACGGCTACCGGCCCGGCGACGGCGTCGCGCCGCAGCGCTACGGGAAGGCGGTCTTCGCGGCCATCCCCACCGCGCTCGACCTCTACCTGCCCGAACGGGTCCGGCTCGACGACGTCTTCGTCGAACGGAGCGCGGTCCGACTCGGCGACCTCTACCCGCAGATGGCCACCGACCCGGCGGCCCGGCTGGACGGCGTCCGACGGGTCTGGGTGGTCACCCTGGTCGACGACGACGCCGTCGGACCCGACGGCGCCCGCGCCACCGCGCACGACGACCCGTTCGCGGGCTTCGACCCCGCCGAGGCGGCGGCGCTGCGGGCGGCCTTCCCGAAGAGCACCGTCACCCACCGGCACAACGTGCTGATCGCCCTGCTGGAGCGCTGACCGGGGCGGGCGGGCCCGGGCCGGCCGGGGCGCCGCGGGCGCGGTCGTCCGTCCGGGGCCCGGGTGCGGCGAGCCTGCGGTTCCCGCCCCACCCCGCTGCATAGCGTGGGCGCCGTGCCAGCCACCCCCCGCGACCGCGCCCGGCGGGCGCCCGCCGGACGGGGCGGGCCGTGGCCCGGGTCCTGACCCGGGCCGCCGAGGCCGGCCGCCCCGCCGACCGCGCACCCGCCGCCCGCCGACGCCCCCGGTACCCCCGCCCCGCCGTCCGGGCCGCCCTGCTCGGCCACCTCGCCGTCCGGGCCGCCGGAGTCCTGCTGCTGGCCGGCTGGGCCGGCCCGGTCGGCGCCGCGCACCGGCTCGACGGCATGTGGGACGCCCACTGGTACCGGCAGATCGCCCTGCACGGCTACGCGGGCACCCCGCCGGTGCCCGGCCCGTACGGCCCGTACGAGGCGTACGCGTTCTTCCCCGGATACCCGCTCCTGGTCCGGGCCGCCGCGCTGCTGCTCCCGGTCGGCGCGGCGGCGCTCGCGGTGGCCTGGGCGGCGTCGCTGGCCGCCGCCGGGGGGATCTTCGCGGTCGCCGCCCGGCTGTACGGCGACCGGGCCGGGGTGTGCGCCGCCGTGCTGTGGGGCGTCCTGCCGTACGCGGTGGTGGAGAGCGCCGCCTACTCGGAGCCGCTGTTCACCGCCTTCGCCGCCTGGTCCGTGCACGCGGCGCTCCGGCGCCGCTGGGTGGCCGCCGGGCTGCTGTGCGCCGCCGCCGGGCTGACCCGCCCGACCGGGGCCGCGCTCGCCCTGGCGGTCGCCGCCGCCGCGCTGCTGGAGTGGGCGCGGCCGGGCCCGGGCGCGGCCGGCCGCCGCGACCCGCGGGCCCTGGCCGGGGCGGTGCTGGCGCCGCTGGGCTGCGCCGGCTTCGTCGCCTGGGTGGGGTGGCGCAAGGGCCGCTGGGACGGCTACTTCCGGGTCCAGGACGCCTGGCAGAGCCGGTTCGACCTCGGCCGCTCCACCCTGCTCGCCTTCCGCCGCCTGCTGACCGCCGCCGAACCGGTCTGGCTGGCCGACGTGGTCGCCGCCGGCACCCTGCTGGCCGCCGTGCTGCTGCTGGCGCTCTCGGCGCTGCGCCGCCAGCCGCCGGTGCTGCTGCTGTACAGCGCCGCGATGCTGGCCCTGGCGCTCGGCGACGCCGCCTACTTCACCTCCCGGGCGCGCTTCCTGCTGCCCGCCTTCGGACTGCTGCTCCCGCTCGCCACCGCCCTGGCCCGCACCCGCGGCCGGGCGGTGCCCGCGGTGCTGCTCGGCGCGGCCGCGCTGCTCTCCGCGGCGTACGGCGGCCACGTCGTCCTGGTCTACCCGGACGCCCCGTGACCCGCCCCCGCGGTGCCGGGCCGCCGGAACCCGCGGTCCCCGCGGCCCCGTTCGGGGAAGCGGCCTGGGATGTCGGCGGCGGGTCATAGACTCGAAGGGCCATGAGTAGCCTCTTCGATGACCTCCCGCTCCCCGGCTTCGAGCGTCCCGCCGTCGGGTCGAGCCCCCGCCCCGCAGCGCCGCAGGCGCCGCTGCCGCAGTGGTCGGAGGAGGAGGCACCGCCCGCCGACGAACCGCCCCACGAGCCGTACGACGCCGGCCCCTACGACGAGCCGTACGGGGAGGACATCCCCGACGGGCTGTTCGCCACCGACCACGCCGCCGAGGCCGAGCGCGACGCCTGGCACCGCAACGGCGCGGCCCGCACCGTGGTCGACCCGGCGCAGCTGCTGGAGGGCATGAACGACCCGCAGCGCGAGGCCGTGCTGCACGCCGGGTCGCCGCTGCTGATCGTGGCCGGCGCCGGCTCCGGCAAGACCCGGGTGCTCACCCACCGGATCGCCCACCTGCTGGCCGCCCGCGGCGTCCAGCCCGGCGAGATCCTGGCGATCACCTTCACCAACAAGGCCGCCGGCGAGATGCGCGAGCGCGTCGAGGCGCTGGTCGGCCCGCGCGCCAAGGCGATGTGGGTCTCCACCTTCCACAGCGCGTGCGTGCGGATCCTGCGCCGCGAGGCCAAGCAGCTGGGCATGAACTCCAGCTTCTCGATCTACGACTCGGCGGACTCCCAGCGCCTGATGTCCCTGGTCTGCCGGGACCTCGACCTCGACCCCAAGCAGTTCCCGCCGAAGTCCTTCACCGCCAAGGTCAGCAACCTCAAGAACGAGCTGATCGACGAGGAGACGTACGCCGACCAGGCCGCCAACCCGATGGAGAAGAAGCTCGCCGAGGCGTACTTCCTCTACCAGCGGCGGCTGCGCGAGGCCAACGCCCTCGACTTCGACGACATCATCATGACCACCGTCAACCTGCTGCAGGCGTTCCCCGACGTCGCCGAGCACTACCGGCGCCGGTTCCGGCACATCCTGGTCGACGAGTACCAGGACACCAACCACGCCCAGTACACCCTGGTGCGCGAGCTCTCCGGCGGCTCCGCGGGGCAGGCGCCCCGGATGACCGCCGACGGCGACTACGTGAACCCCGCCGACGCGCAGCTCGCGCAGATCCCGCCCGCCGAGCTGTGCGTGGTCGGCGACGCGGACCAGTCGATCTACGCCTTCCGCGGCGCGACCATCCGCAACATCCTCCAGTTCGAGGAGGACTACCCGAACGCGACGACGATCCTGCTGGAGCAGAACTACCGCTCCACCCAGACCATCCTCACCGCCGCCAACTCGGTCATCGAACGCAACACCAACCGCCGCAAGAAGAACCTGTGGACGGCCGGCGACCAGGGCGAGCAGGTCGTCGGCTACGTCGCCGACGACGAGCACGGCGAGGCCCAGTTCATCGCCGAGGAGATCGACCGGCTCACCGACGCGGGCGCCGCCCGCCCCGGCGACGTGGCGATCTTC is part of the Kitasatospora cineracea genome and harbors:
- the pcrA gene encoding DNA helicase PcrA translates to MSSLFDDLPLPGFERPAVGSSPRPAAPQAPLPQWSEEEAPPADEPPHEPYDAGPYDEPYGEDIPDGLFATDHAAEAERDAWHRNGAARTVVDPAQLLEGMNDPQREAVLHAGSPLLIVAGAGSGKTRVLTHRIAHLLAARGVQPGEILAITFTNKAAGEMRERVEALVGPRAKAMWVSTFHSACVRILRREAKQLGMNSSFSIYDSADSQRLMSLVCRDLDLDPKQFPPKSFTAKVSNLKNELIDEETYADQAANPMEKKLAEAYFLYQRRLREANALDFDDIIMTTVNLLQAFPDVAEHYRRRFRHILVDEYQDTNHAQYTLVRELSGGSAGQAPRMTADGDYVNPADAQLAQIPPAELCVVGDADQSIYAFRGATIRNILQFEEDYPNATTILLEQNYRSTQTILTAANSVIERNTNRRKKNLWTAGDQGEQVVGYVADDEHGEAQFIAEEIDRLTDAGAARPGDVAIFYRTNAQSRVFEEVFIRVGLPYKVVGGVRFYERKEVKDVLAYLRVLSNPEDTVPLRRILNVPKRGIGERAEAMIDALASRERISFAAALRRVDEAYGMAARSANAVKKFNELLAGLRQVVESGAGPAAVLEAVLEETGYLAELQSSTDPQDETRVENLQELASVALEYEKDPGERPEGDEGPPVGSLADFLERVALVADSDQIPDEEDGAGVITMMTLHTAKGLEFPVVFLTGMEDGIFPHMRALNQAKELEEERRLAYVGLTRARQRLYLTRSVLRSAWGQPSYNPASRFLEEIPEKLIEWKRTGAAAVPVSRGYSSSGSSGSGSSRGSGSSAAASPKAGWGRSARTVTDREVVALAVGDRVSHDSFGLGTVVATQGVGDKARATVDFGSAGRKELLLRYAPVEKL
- a CDS encoding glycosyltransferase family 39 protein, yielding MPTPRPRRPPAPGADHGPAPGPDTGPAGRRRAGQALSARAGRLLWVWPAALTLAACLYGAGGPLLWDDELATWNAANRSPAEIFHLLGNVDAVTGAYYLLIHFWAEAFGHSAAALRAPSALAMAGAAAFVALTGRKLFTPTAGLVAGLLFALTPSVSRYGQEVRGYAFVVLFAAAATFLLLRALERPTAGRWVLYALALAGAGLFHVVALVLIVPHTLVAAGRWRTGRARGVPVGHPLAVLGAVLPLLPLIALGQDQVGRQLGWLAKPTVPAVARMWPNLYGSAWVALLVLACAALPLAWPHGRRPAVEVGLVAVLPIPLLWAASQGHTSYFLDRYLLFTLPAWTVLAGAGLAALRPRALTAIGLAAVLVLGAHDQRVVRQRYAHTTWDGAAAAKVIADGYRPGDGVAPQRYGKAVFAAIPTALDLYLPERVRLDDVFVERSAVRLGDLYPQMATDPAARLDGVRRVWVVTLVDDDAVGPDGARATAHDDPFAGFDPAEAAALRAAFPKSTVTHRHNVLIALLER